The proteins below come from a single Tigriopus californicus strain San Diego chromosome 3, Tcal_SD_v2.1, whole genome shotgun sequence genomic window:
- the LOC131878001 gene encoding SH3 domain-binding protein 5 homolog, translating to METPGPEVETEVLDPRVQEELEKLNVCTEEINQLEVQLEDANCLFRTLLSDSTHMLKAMAKKVGGCIEKARPYYEALEVYQKAQKECQSAATHYQRASGIHAAAKETIALAEQRFLSNSNDWKFDNAWQEMLNHATIKVMEAEKTKTDSEAEHMQKADAFQVAEAEVQRLEKKLSRHIQKSQPYFEQKDRFNKTLVDQKSRVQELQQKIAETKAQYAQSLRNLEEISESIHQQRRLRMPREPGVGAELNSLPSYDLDECDMVSNLSMQSGDTYSLKSSDTQEEKSNASDDLLTSLDKDLSAKLKLSQQESQVHGGGLHKRSLSCPSGMTLPEWKHPGLSPVNESQDTKCDEGDRFHRNNLHGDGPDDLTVQSVDFSRNMNKIDL from the coding sequence ATGGAGACCCCTGGTCCAGAAGTGGAAACAGAGGTCCTGGACCCCAGGGTGCAGGAGGAATTGGAAAAGTTAAATGTGTGCACAGAGGAGATCAACCAATTGGAAGTTCAACTGGAAGATGCGAATTGCTTGTTCCGCACTTTGCTCTCGGATTCCACTCACATGTTGAAGGCCATGGCTAAGAAAGTGGGCGGGTGTATTGAAAAGGCCAGGCCGTACTATGAGGCCTTAGAAGTGTATCAAAAAGCCCAGAAGGAGTGCCAATCTGCGGCCACGCATTATCAGAGGGCCAGTGGCATCCATGCGGCAGCCAAGGAGACGATTGCCTTGGCCGAGCAACGCTTCCTGTCCAACTCCAATGACTGGAAGTTCGACAACGCTTGGCAAGAGATGCTCAACCATGCCACCATCAAGGTCATGGAAGCCGAGAAGACCAAAACTGACAGTGAAGCCGAACACATGCAAAAAGCCGATGCCTTCCAAGTGGCCGAAGCCGAGGTCCAACGCCTGGAGAAGAAACTAAGTCGTCACATTCAGAAATCTCAGCCGTATTTCGAGCAAAAGGATCGGTTCAACAAGACCCTGGTGGATCAGAAGTCTCGTGTTCAAGAGCTGCAACAAAAGATCGCGGAGACCAAGGCGCAGTATGCCCAGTCCTTACGGAATCTGGAGGAGATTTCGGAATCCATCCACCAACAACGCCGACTCCGAATGCCCCGTGAACCTGGAGTGGGGGCGGAATTGAACTCCTTGCCTTCGTATGATCTGGATGAATGTGATATGGTCAGCAATCTCAGTATGCAATCCGGTGATACCTATAGTCTCAAGAGTAGCGACACCCAAGAGGAGAAATCCAACGCGTCCGATGATCTTCTGACCAGTCTGGACAAGGACTTGAGCGCCAAATTGAAGTTGTCTCAGCAAGAATCTCAAGTGCATGGTGGTGGACTTCACAAACGCAGTTTGAGCTGTCCCTCGGGTATGACTCTTCCGGAGTGGAAGCATCCCGGATTGAGTCCCGTGAACGAATCTCAGGATACGAAATGTGATGAGGGTGATAGGTTCCACAGAAATAATCTCCACGGGGACGGCCCAGACGACCTCACGGTACAAAGTGTAGATTTCTCTCGGAACATGAATAAGATTGATCTGTGA